gcctataagtgtgcggtgtctcctaaccctagccgccacgaacagatcacatctgctccacgcgcacgcccaccgtcgttcccttgctgctgctgccgccggtgactccatcccgtccgccgcgtacacggtcgacgggagagcaggtctccgaaaccacgcccttctggttcctgtacggggtgaggggcgaataggtttttgggcagcgattacgcgactgctcacttccgatcgtctacttcctctatgtacgcgtcgccttcatcatcaccatgtccaccgacgccgaacgtgccgccgccgagaaagctgaagctgacaagaaggccgccgaggacgccgctgctgccaccaaagccgcggtctctgcatggcctactgtagggtataactcgtttatcccgctcctactgttttctgttttagccatgctagcgttatacgtagatctttctgcaattagcgtagtatgtgctagtttgactgaatatcagtatgcgattatatgtgtcaatgccatgctagtgatttattcgtggattaatttaatcgagaaattgcctatttactcaacaaTGCATGGCACTTCGTTTACTGCCAGACCGTGAGCTATATTATCTAAGCTAGCTAGCCCCAAATGCTATGTCCCATTCGCCGGCCATGCACATGAATTCCTCTGTAGACGCCATGCTCTGAACTCCATCTGGATTCAGATGAATTAAGATCGCCCACTTGGCGCAAGACGGCGCCCCAACATACCTCCAATTCCAGCCAAGAAATAAGACTCACATGTTACCGGCCGGTTTCGTGCTTGCCCATTGGCTCGGTCTGCGCTGCCAGCACGTACCGCATGCAGGTACGTGGAAATATACGTTCCCGTTGAATGGATGGCTCCGTGTGCCGACGATCTGATCTGGCTAGCTTTGCCCGTGACCTAATGCGGCCAAGCGAGCGGCCACATGCGCGTCGTCACGGGCCACGGCATCCCCACGCTATATAAGCCCTAGCCAATCGCCCAAACGTGACACACCCAGACAATCAAGtgctacacacacacacacacattcaTCACCAGTCGATCGATCCGACAGCTAGCTAGCCATGGCCGCCGGGAGGAAGGTGACGATGAGCAGCGCCGGCGTGGCCGCCGCGCTGGTGGCGCTGCTGGTcgtggcggcggcgtcgggcgcgaCCGGGTACCATGTCTGCAACGTGGACACGGACAGCCTGGTCAACAACTGCAAGTCCTACTGCACGGCGGGCAGCTCGGAGGCCAGTCCCAGCGGCGCGTGCTGCGGCGCGGTGCGCGGCGGTGACTTCCACTGCCTCTGCCAGTACAAGGGCGTGCTGCCCAAGAACATCGACGCCAACCGCGCCATGCAGATCCCCGGCAAGTGCAGCTACGGGGCGGTCTCCTGCTAGTCAGTCACGCACTACCAGCAGCTCGATTGGCGCCGGTCGCCGGTTGCACTAGTAGATCGTACGTAAGGTGTTAACTTTCACTCGTTCGTAGGAGTAAGTTCTGGTCGGCTGGCTGATCCGATGGTGCTCCTGCGTGCGTGCACGCTTTGTGTTGTATCCTCTTTTGCTTTTCGTAAGTCATGTCGCAGAAATAAAACTTGTTTCCCGTGTTAGCTATCTTCTATTGTTTCtatatatatactccctccgttcggaaataCCTGTCGAGAAAATGGATGTacctagatgtattttagttctagatacatccatttttattcattttggcgacaagtaattccggacggagggagtagtttttttTATCATCTACCAATAATACCAACAAGTTCTGTGAAACTT
The Aegilops tauschii subsp. strangulata cultivar AL8/78 chromosome 3, Aet v6.0, whole genome shotgun sequence genome window above contains:
- the LOC109778353 gene encoding uncharacterized protein, producing MAAGRKVTMSSAGVAAALVALLVVAAASGATGYHVCNVDTDSLVNNCKSYCTAGSSEASPSGACCGAVRGGDFHCLCQYKGVLPKNIDANRAMQIPGKCSYGAVSC